GGCGGAGCTTGGCGCTGCGATCCTTTTCATCGACGGCAATCATGAGAATTTCCCCATCCTGCGTGCCTTTCCGGAAAGAGAGAGGTACGGCGGGCGCGTGCATGAGCTGCGCCCGAACGTCATGCATCTCGAGCGCGGCGAAACCTATGAGGTGCAGGGCCTCTCGCTTTTCGCCTTCGGCGGTGCTCTGAGCATTGACCGCGCATGGCGCATACCGGGCGAAAGCTGGTGGCAGGAAGAAACGTACAACGAAGCAGAGTATGAAAACGCCATACGCCATCTCGAGGCGGCGAATTGGCATGCCGACCTCGTCGTTACGCATACGGCTCCTTTCGCCTTCATCCGGCAAAGCGGCGCGACAGGCACGCCTCCGGTCATCCTGCACGGCCGCTTCGGCATTGATAAAACGGCGGAAATGCTCGAAGACCTCTACAAAAAAATGCACTGGAGGCTCTGGTACTTCGGCCACTTTCACAGTAGCCTGATCAATAAAGCGATGAAATTTCGCGGCATATACAGGGAAATCGACCGGATTCGGTGAAGGCGGAGGGCGGCTGCAGCAAAAATGCAGCTGAAAATCTGCGCTGTATGCTCTGTACTTATAGCGGAAGGGCTTATGGATGCGAAAGGAAGAGACAGTCCTGCAGGAGGAGCGGCTCCTTGCCGCTGAAGCGGATATCGAGCCGACGGCTCGTCGCTTCGAATACGAACCTTGAGAGCAAAGAAAAAGGGGCTGTGAAATAACAGACTCTAATACAAAAAGGCGGTCCGCAAAAACTGTAGTGACCCCCAAAAGTTAGATCCTACAAGTCTAACTTTTGGGGGTCAGGTCAATTCTCATTTTGTCACAGCCCCTTTGATTTTTATATAAGGAGGTGTAAGATGTATATATGCACAGCAATCCTGCAAGAGTTACGTCGTCGTCCGGCATGAGGTTTTTTCTTTTCGAAGCAGCCAAGCAATGCGGGTGCTTTCTTCCAGCTCTTCCAATCCATAAAAAGCATCGAGGATACTTTTTCCGCCAAGAATAGGACCGTGGTTTTTCAGAATATATCCGTCACTCTCATGGATTCGTTCACGGAAAAGCTCAAAAAGTTCCGGGCTGCCCGGTGCTGCATAGGGAATACAGCCTATGCGCCCAACCTTCATAGCCAGGTATGGCGTATGATCGGGCACAATATCCGATAAATTTTCATGATCTAAACACGACCACAGCACAGAGTATGTACTGTGCGTATGGATCACACACTGTATGATTTCACTTTTTTGAAACAGCATCGTATGCAGAGGAAATTCTTTGCTGGGCTTTCTATCCCTCAGCAAATTTCCATCACTGTCGATACAAGCGAAATCATCCGGTGTCAGCCTGCCAAAACAGGTGCCGCTCGCCGTGATAAAGAACTTGCCGTCATGGCGAAAGCTCATATTCGCCGACGAACCACTTGTTTTATTTCGATCAAAGAGGCTTTTCGCCACCCAAACGGCATCCGTAAACTTTTGCTGCAAGGCGCTGTCCATTTTCTACCTCCGTGTCATATCCAATGCCTGCCGGAAAAAATCTTCCTGCCCGAAATTCCCTGATTTCAATACTACACGCATATCCGATGCATCGGTCGGGATCATGATAGGCACCCCCGGAGCCACACTGTTTCCTATGACAAATGCATGAAAACCCAAAGCCTGTGCGACAGAACCGGAGGTTTCTCCTCCCGCTACGACGAAGCGCTTGACGCCTGCTCTTTGAGCCTTTTTTGCCAAACAGGCAAAGGCCTTCTCCAAAAGCTCCGCGGTCGAGGCATCTTGGTGGGCATGAATGTTTTCCGGCGTATCTGAACTATAAAGGAGGACCTCCTGCTCCAACCGCTCTTTTGCCCATGACCAAACCTCTTCGAGATAATCGCCTTGCCGCAGAGCATTGGGATCAAGCTTAAAGCTCTTACCTCCCGATTCCTGAAAGACCTCGATTTGACGCAGTGTTGCCTTGGAGCAGCTGCCGGCAAAAACGATGCCGCATCCTTCCGTTTTATCCTGCGTCAATTTTGTCGTATAGCTTCCGCCCTTATATCGGTCAGCCAATTCTGTCAGCAAACCGGAGCCGCCGCTCAAAAGAGGGAGAGACGAAAAAATTTGTGAAATCTTTCCTGCATGCTCTTGATTTATATAATCAGGAATTACGTAGAAGCGAGGATGATCTTTCTTGAAGTCTTCAAGCTCGCTGATTATTTCTTCAGCAGTTGCCTCATCAAGACGCTTATGCGAAATTTCCAGACAGGGATATATGCTTTGCGGCTGCATAAGGTCCTGCAAGCGCGAAGCCCACATAGGATTCAACGGATGATCCTTCATCGGGCTCTTTGCCAGCGGCGTGCCGTTGACAAAGAGTATGCCGTCCTTTACGATACGTCCATTGACGGGCAAAGACGGGCAAAGAATCGTATAAGGAACGGCCATCTCTTCCATGAAGGCATCAAGGATCGGGCCTATATTGCCTTCACGCGTGGAATCAAACGTCGAGCAATACTTCACATAAATATGTTTTGCTCCTCGGGATCGAAGTGCCTGTAAAGCGGCAAGACTTTCCTGCACCGCTCTTTTTTTGGGTGCACTCCTTGTCTTCAAAGCGATAACAATCGCCTCGGCATCCGTCTCTGGCAGGCGTCCAATTTCTCCGTTGACAAGAATTGTTTTCAGTCCTGCTTCCGCCAAAAAAGATGCAGCATCACTTGATCCCGTAAAATCATCTCCGATACAGCCAAGCAGAAGTTCTGTTTCCTTCATCGCAACCCCTCTTTCTTTCGAAAATCGTTGAGTTTAAGATTTTCTCATCAAGAAACGTTTTTATTTCACAACCCAGTTCGTCAAAGCGGGAACATAGGTAACAAGCAGCAGGACGAGAATCATCACACCCCAAAAGGGCATCATGCGCATGCTGAGACGTCCGAGCGGCACCTTCGAAACATTGCTTGAAACATAAAGAGCAGTGCCCACCGGCGGCGTTAAAA
This portion of the Selenomonas sp. TAMA-11512 genome encodes:
- the otnK gene encoding 3-oxo-tetronate kinase, which gives rise to MKETELLLGCIGDDFTGSSDAASFLAEAGLKTILVNGEIGRLPETDAEAIVIALKTRSAPKKRAVQESLAALQALRSRGAKHIYVKYCSTFDSTREGNIGPILDAFMEEMAVPYTILCPSLPVNGRIVKDGILFVNGTPLAKSPMKDHPLNPMWASRLQDLMQPQSIYPCLEISHKRLDEATAEEIISELEDFKKDHPRFYVIPDYINQEHAGKISQIFSSLPLLSGGSGLLTELADRYKGGSYTTKLTQDKTEGCGIVFAGSCSKATLRQIEVFQESGGKSFKLDPNALRQGDYLEEVWSWAKERLEQEVLLYSSDTPENIHAHQDASTAELLEKAFACLAKKAQRAGVKRFVVAGGETSGSVAQALGFHAFVIGNSVAPGVPIMIPTDASDMRVVLKSGNFGQEDFFRQALDMTRR
- a CDS encoding metallophosphoesterase: MAFYITGDIHGDIARFLPENWQGHYGLPPLTKEDAVLICGDFGIPWGFGKGSLGTEREGKATESDEAKLDALAELGAAILFIDGNHENFPILRAFPERERYGGRVHELRPNVMHLERGETYEVQGLSLFAFGGALSIDRAWRIPGESWWQEETYNEAEYENAIRHLEAANWHADLVVTHTAPFAFIRQSGATGTPPVILHGRFGIDKTAEMLEDLYKKMHWRLWYFGHFHSSLINKAMKFRGIYREIDRIR
- a CDS encoding class II aldolase/adducin family protein: MAKSLFDRNKTSGSSANMSFRHDGKFFITASGTCFGRLTPDDFACIDSDGNLLRDRKPSKEFPLHTMLFQKSEIIQCVIHTHSTYSVLWSCLDHENLSDIVPDHTPYLAMKVGRIGCIPYAAPGSPELFELFRERIHESDGYILKNHGPILGGKSILDAFYGLEELEESTRIAWLLRKEKTSCRTTT